In Chloracidobacterium sp., the following proteins share a genomic window:
- the rpsC gene encoding 30S ribosomal protein S3: MGQKVHPYGFRVGYNKDWHSHWFAKKEFAEFLAEDLELKRELKKKFAGGGVSHIDIERAATRLKILIYTARPGIIIGRKGAEIEKLREDLTRKTGREVMISILEIRHPELNAQLQAEKIAQQLEKRIAFRRAMKKTMEESQRFGAQGIKVMIAGRLNGAEIARTEWSLQGRLPLHTLRADIDFGFAEALTTFGIIGVKVWIYRGEILDPNASMARGTTTDPMNEVKVDRGAMRDRRPRRDDRR; encoded by the coding sequence ATGGGACAGAAAGTTCATCCATACGGCTTTAGGGTCGGATACAACAAGGACTGGCACTCGCATTGGTTCGCCAAAAAGGAGTTTGCCGAATTCCTCGCCGAGGACCTAGAACTCAAGCGCGAGCTTAAGAAGAAGTTCGCGGGCGGCGGCGTTTCGCACATCGACATCGAGCGTGCGGCCACACGGCTAAAGATCCTGATCTACACGGCTCGTCCGGGTATCATCATCGGCCGCAAAGGGGCCGAGATCGAAAAGCTTCGCGAGGACCTGACCCGCAAAACGGGCCGCGAGGTGATGATCTCGATCCTCGAAATTCGTCACCCTGAACTGAATGCTCAGCTTCAGGCCGAAAAGATCGCACAGCAGCTTGAGAAGCGAATCGCTTTTCGTCGTGCGATGAAAAAGACGATGGAGGAATCGCAGCGTTTTGGTGCACAGGGCATCAAGGTGATGATCGCCGGCCGGCTGAACGGTGCTGAAATTGCCCGAACTGAATGGTCGCTGCAGGGCCGCCTGCCGCTGCACACGCTGCGCGCGGACATTGATTTTGGCTTTGCTGAGGCGTTGACGACATTTGGGATCATCGGCGTCAAGGTTTGGATCTATCGCGGTGAGATCCTCGATCCGAACGCTTCGATGGCACGCGGGACGACGACCGATCCGATGAACGAGGTCAAGGTCGATCGCGGCGCGATGCGTGATCGCCGACCGCGGCGGGATGATCGTCGGTAA
- the rpmC gene encoding 50S ribosomal protein L29, which produces MKRKEQLDQLGDMSVTELKDQADALKESLFRLKFRRTLGVGDVLKDIRREKKTLARVYTLLNKKEADAKTAEA; this is translated from the coding sequence ATGAAACGCAAAGAACAGCTCGACCAACTCGGCGACATGAGCGTTACGGAATTGAAGGATCAGGCGGATGCGTTGAAAGAATCGCTCTTTCGGCTCAAGTTTCGTCGCACGCTGGGCGTGGGCGATGTACTCAAGGACATTCGCCGCGAGAAGAAAACGCTCGCACGGGTTTACACTCTGTTGAACAAAAAAGAGGCTGACGCTAAGACCGCCGAGGCCTAG
- the rplP gene encoding 50S ribosomal protein L16, with protein MLMPKKVKHRRVMKGRMRGKATRGEKLSFGDFGLKAMDAGWITDRQIEAARIAMTRHVKRGGKIWIRMFPDKPITKKPAETRMGSGKGAPDHWVAVVKPGRVLYEIQGVNEALAREAMQLAAQKLPIKTKFVTRADLEGGVV; from the coding sequence ATGTTAATGCCAAAAAAGGTCAAGCACCGCCGGGTGATGAAAGGCCGCATGCGTGGAAAGGCCACGCGTGGCGAGAAGCTCAGCTTTGGTGATTTTGGCTTGAAAGCAATGGACGCAGGCTGGATCACGGACCGCCAGATCGAGGCGGCTCGTATCGCGATGACGCGCCACGTCAAACGCGGCGGCAAGATCTGGATCAGGATGTTTCCGGACAAGCCGATCACGAAGAAACCGGCCGAAACGCGTATGGGTTCGGGTAAAGGTGCACCGGATCACTGGGTGGCGGTTGTTAAGCCCGGTCGTGTTCTGTACGAGATCCAGGGCGTTAACGAGGCTCTTGCGCGTGAGGCCATGCAGCTAGCTGCGCAGAAGCTCCCGATCAAGACGAAATTCGTCACCCGTGCCGACCTCGAAGGAGGCGTAGTTTAG